In Gracilimonas sp., a single window of DNA contains:
- the tatC gene encoding twin-arginine translocase subunit TatC → MEENPPKAKKPADRTDTMSFLEHLEELRWRIIKGLIGVLVGMIIAFFFADFFVEDVILGPTRADFFMYDLLRVDAVNFELQSRRLPGQFFTYWGTLFVMGFVIGSPFFIYQMWSFIEPALERKEKKKSYFTSFFITFFFLLGVAFGYMILVPFALQFFAQFQISDIIRNDFDINEYFSSVAMWVIACGIIFQIPVVSYSLSKIGLLTPDLLKKYRRHALILCLVVSAMLTPPDPISQILIALPLTVLYELSIWVSKYANRKRKKELDEAITGISKNDS, encoded by the coding sequence ATGGAAGAAAACCCACCTAAGGCGAAAAAACCGGCCGATAGAACCGATACTATGTCTTTCCTCGAGCATCTCGAGGAACTGAGGTGGAGGATCATTAAAGGACTTATCGGAGTGTTGGTGGGTATGATCATCGCCTTCTTTTTTGCTGATTTCTTTGTGGAGGATGTCATATTAGGCCCAACCCGAGCCGATTTCTTTATGTATGACCTGCTGCGGGTTGATGCGGTAAATTTCGAGCTTCAAAGCCGTCGTTTACCCGGGCAGTTTTTTACGTATTGGGGCACTCTCTTTGTGATGGGTTTTGTGATTGGGTCTCCTTTCTTTATCTATCAAATGTGGTCATTTATTGAGCCCGCACTGGAAAGAAAAGAGAAGAAAAAATCCTATTTCACTTCCTTTTTTATCACATTTTTCTTTTTACTGGGTGTAGCTTTTGGATATATGATATTGGTTCCTTTTGCACTTCAATTCTTTGCCCAGTTCCAGATCTCCGATATTATTCGCAATGATTTTGATATCAATGAATATTTCAGCTCCGTTGCCATGTGGGTGATAGCTTGTGGAATCATCTTTCAAATACCGGTCGTAAGTTATTCACTGTCTAAAATCGGATTACTTACTCCTGATTTGCTCAAAAAGTACCGGCGCCACGCGCTCATTCTATGTCTGGTGGTTTCAGCTATGCTTACTCCACCCGACCCAATTTCACAGATTCTTATTGCTCTGCCACTCACGGTGCTTTATGAGTTATCAATTTGGGTTAGCAAGTATGCCAATCGAAAACGCAAAAAAGAATTGGATGAAGCTATTACCGGAATATCAAAAAACGATTCATAA
- a CDS encoding FKBP-type peptidyl-prolyl cis-trans isomerase, with amino-acid sequence MISLRNLLPLLFLPLLAISFSSCDEDNPFEVDYSSAPEPFNIDNATRVESETGLIYYIVEEGSGAFEVDRRDQVRVYYTGRRYESGDIFDSSYRNGNPSPATFNSLGNLISGFREGLIGMKEGGKRVLIIPPELAYGNSPNSNLKNDTLRFDIELAEIISF; translated from the coding sequence ATGATATCACTTAGAAATTTACTGCCCCTATTGTTTTTACCACTGCTTGCTATTTCATTTTCATCATGTGATGAGGATAATCCTTTTGAAGTAGATTACTCATCTGCCCCGGAACCTTTTAATATTGATAACGCAACAAGAGTTGAATCAGAAACCGGGTTGATTTACTATATTGTTGAAGAAGGGAGTGGTGCTTTTGAGGTAGACCGGCGAGATCAAGTTCGTGTTTATTATACCGGCAGAAGGTATGAATCAGGTGATATTTTTGACAGCTCGTATCGTAACGGAAATCCATCTCCAGCTACATTTAATTCTTTAGGAAATCTTATTTCAGGTTTTAGGGAAGGTTTGATTGGCATGAAAGAAGGCGGGAAACGAGTCTTGATTATACCCCCGGAACTTGCCTATGGTAATTCCCCCAATTCAAATCTTAAAAATGATACCCTCCGATTTGATATCGAGTTAGCAGAAATCATTAGTTTCTAA
- the alr gene encoding alanine racemase: MSSSLYVNLSKIGNNLKTVSSVIGPEVQKMAVVKDEAYGHGLIEVAKYLKDKVEWFCTARLSEAIALRKEGIKNPILVFELPPRGKESLYKAYNITASISDLSVFERLEPGTEAHLHFDTGMFRLGILPEDSAEVLQKMKQYDLNYSGIYTHFANSDEQNHPRVIKQLNIFRDIRAQFPDTLMTHTANSGAIFYYHEHGVLFDAVRPGVCLYGYAPGSVEIPELEPALEWKSELVQVKKIKKGELVGYGSRWEAPDDGWLGVVPVGYADGVFRNLSGCFKVEIAGELFQQVGTISMDFFTVYLGSKKLANDEPVTILKREELSPKVWAKKMGTIPYEITTAISPKVKRVYV, from the coding sequence TTGAGTTCAAGTTTATACGTTAACCTTTCAAAAATTGGAAATAATTTAAAGACTGTAAGTTCAGTGATAGGGCCTGAAGTGCAAAAGATGGCGGTGGTTAAGGATGAAGCTTATGGCCATGGATTGATAGAAGTTGCCAAATATTTGAAAGATAAAGTGGAATGGTTTTGCACGGCCAGATTATCCGAAGCAATTGCTTTGAGAAAGGAAGGGATAAAAAATCCAATACTCGTATTTGAGCTCCCGCCTCGTGGCAAAGAATCTTTGTATAAAGCATATAATATAACGGCGAGTATTTCAGACTTGTCAGTTTTTGAGCGGCTTGAACCCGGTACAGAAGCTCACCTTCATTTTGATACCGGCATGTTTCGTTTGGGAATTTTACCGGAGGATAGTGCCGAAGTTCTGCAAAAGATGAAACAATATGATTTGAATTATTCCGGTATCTATACCCATTTCGCCAATTCAGATGAACAAAATCATCCTAGGGTAATTAAACAGCTGAATATCTTCAGGGATATAAGAGCTCAGTTTCCGGACACTCTTATGACTCATACAGCAAACAGCGGAGCAATTTTTTACTATCACGAACACGGGGTGCTTTTTGATGCTGTGCGTCCCGGTGTGTGTTTGTATGGTTATGCACCGGGTTCAGTTGAAATACCGGAGTTGGAGCCGGCCTTAGAATGGAAATCCGAGTTGGTACAGGTGAAAAAAATCAAAAAAGGTGAGTTGGTGGGGTATGGCAGCCGATGGGAAGCTCCGGATGACGGATGGCTCGGTGTAGTTCCGGTAGGTTATGCGGATGGGGTTTTTAGAAACCTCAGCGGTTGTTTTAAGGTGGAAATAGCAGGTGAACTGTTTCAGCAAGTTGGTACCATTAGCATGGATTTTTTTACTGTTTATCTGGGCAGTAAAAAGTTAGCGAATGATGAGCCTGTAACTATACTAAAAAGAGAAGAGCTGTCCCCAAAAGTATGGGCAAAAAAAATGGGGACAATACCGTATGAAATAACAACGGCTATTTCCCCTAAAGTAAAAAGAGTATATGTTTAG
- a CDS encoding NAD(P)/FAD-dependent oxidoreductase: MEKYDAIIIGSGHNGLVTGCYLAKNGYKVLVLERDSTIGGAVRTETMFQSADNPHGFRMDVGSSVHIMIHQTGIIEELELEKYGLEYIDMDPIMSYPVPTGKGVIHFWKDVERTLESISKVAPEDVKNYQEFISFWGKINKSVLKAFMTKPSVGNIFAEMTKAQIRDGSMFKKGEQAAGLQKILSSYGKVVDDAFESPYMKAAILWFAAQSGPLPDHSATGDFAGWQSMLHESGAKHPKGGSGMLTQAMKNMIEAHGGEVKADHPIQKILIENGKAIGVQTEKGEEFRANTIVSNAHVQTTMMKMVGKDHLDDSMFTKVENINVGNGFGMVIRCAVEELPDYTAAPNDPDIHNGIQLLAPSVQYMNNAIGDYAKKLPPENPPVLCMTFSKIDPEVAKDGKHTLFAWAQWHPYKLANGMKWDDIREREAQKIYDVVATYAPNMKDKLIDWYIQTPLDIERKHGLLKGNVMHVEMSFDQMFMFRPIPEMSQYETPIKNLYLASASCHPGGGVFGAAGYNAAKVILRKNRKRIFSFR; encoded by the coding sequence ATGGAAAAATATGACGCTATTATCATCGGATCGGGGCATAACGGCTTAGTTACCGGATGCTATCTTGCAAAAAACGGGTACAAGGTACTCGTGCTTGAGCGTGATTCTACCATTGGGGGTGCGGTGCGTACTGAAACCATGTTTCAATCAGCAGATAATCCTCATGGTTTTCGAATGGATGTGGGCTCATCCGTGCACATTATGATTCACCAAACCGGTATTATTGAAGAATTAGAGCTGGAAAAATATGGTCTTGAGTATATCGATATGGATCCAATAATGTCGTATCCGGTGCCAACAGGGAAAGGAGTCATTCATTTTTGGAAAGATGTAGAACGAACACTGGAATCAATCTCAAAAGTAGCTCCCGAAGATGTTAAGAACTACCAGGAGTTTATAAGTTTCTGGGGTAAGATTAACAAGAGCGTGTTGAAAGCATTTATGACTAAGCCTTCGGTAGGAAATATCTTTGCTGAAATGACTAAAGCCCAGATTCGGGATGGCTCTATGTTTAAAAAAGGAGAGCAGGCAGCGGGACTACAGAAGATTCTGTCAAGTTATGGCAAAGTAGTGGACGATGCTTTTGAGAGTCCCTACATGAAAGCAGCCATTCTTTGGTTTGCAGCACAGTCCGGGCCTTTGCCTGATCATTCGGCAACGGGTGATTTTGCGGGGTGGCAGTCGATGCTGCACGAAAGCGGAGCTAAACACCCAAAAGGCGGGAGTGGAATGCTGACACAAGCCATGAAGAATATGATTGAGGCCCACGGCGGAGAGGTAAAAGCGGATCATCCCATCCAAAAAATATTGATTGAAAACGGGAAGGCAATTGGAGTGCAAACGGAAAAAGGGGAGGAGTTCAGGGCAAATACTATCGTCTCAAATGCTCATGTTCAAACCACGATGATGAAAATGGTGGGGAAAGATCATTTGGATGATTCCATGTTTACCAAAGTGGAAAACATCAATGTAGGGAATGGGTTTGGAATGGTAATACGGTGTGCAGTAGAAGAACTGCCCGACTATACCGCTGCTCCAAATGATCCGGATATTCATAATGGAATTCAGTTGTTGGCTCCATCCGTACAATACATGAACAATGCTATTGGGGATTACGCAAAGAAACTGCCGCCTGAAAATCCGCCGGTCTTGTGTATGACATTTTCTAAAATTGACCCTGAAGTAGCCAAAGACGGAAAGCACACCTTATTTGCCTGGGCACAATGGCATCCCTATAAATTAGCCAATGGCATGAAATGGGATGATATTCGTGAGCGGGAAGCCCAAAAAATTTATGATGTAGTTGCAACATATGCCCCGAATATGAAAGACAAATTAATTGATTGGTATATTCAGACACCACTGGATATTGAGCGCAAGCATGGGCTTTTAAAGGGGAATGTGATGCATGTGGAAATGAGCTTTGACCAGATGTTTATGTTTCGTCCCATTCCCGAAATGAGTCAGTATGAAACTCCCATCAAAAATTTATATTTGGCCAGTGCTTCATGTCATCCCGGCGGCGGAGTATTTGGAGCCGCGGGGTATAATGCCGCGAAGGTTATCCTTAGGAAAAATAGAAAACGAATTTTTTCATTTAGATGA
- a CDS encoding MBL fold metallo-hydrolase, with protein sequence MKVGRFEIEQLSEGIFEIFEDGIIQKTDSSIITSARHKSDIKSTSTPIGINPILIRDGKHNILLDTGLGWGLDHKSRYTDTSNLLTNLDIFGLTPADITHVVLTHLHFDHSAGSTFVDYNISTQATMPYANYFIQKKEWYFALEQINEKKKSIGAGYNLDEFYKLAAEDKLVMITDTYFELLPGIELIRTGGHTPGHQIVKIQDAGETAFFLGDLVPSEYHLNHYAMRQLDIDPIQSKKAKTLILRQALKEEALLLFYHSIHAKAGKLEQDKDKKFVLRDVE encoded by the coding sequence ATGAAAGTAGGCCGCTTTGAAATAGAACAGCTCAGTGAAGGTATTTTTGAGATATTTGAAGATGGGATTATTCAAAAAACTGATTCTTCAATCATCACCTCGGCCAGGCATAAATCAGATATAAAGTCCACATCTACCCCAATCGGAATCAACCCCATATTAATTCGGGATGGAAAACATAATATCCTGCTCGACACCGGCCTGGGCTGGGGACTCGATCACAAAAGCCGTTACACGGATACCTCAAATCTGCTTACCAACCTGGATATTTTTGGCCTGACCCCGGCTGACATAACGCATGTAGTACTCACTCATTTGCATTTTGATCATTCAGCAGGCTCTACTTTTGTAGATTACAATATTTCTACACAAGCCACTATGCCATACGCCAATTATTTCATCCAAAAAAAGGAATGGTATTTCGCATTGGAACAAATCAACGAAAAGAAAAAGAGTATCGGAGCGGGGTATAACCTTGATGAATTTTACAAACTTGCCGCCGAAGATAAGCTGGTTATGATTACCGATACCTATTTTGAGTTATTGCCGGGGATTGAGTTAATCCGAACCGGGGGCCATACACCGGGACATCAAATTGTAAAAATTCAGGATGCCGGGGAAACCGCATTCTTTTTAGGAGATTTAGTTCCCTCCGAGTATCACCTGAATCACTATGCCATGCGGCAATTAGATATCGATCCCATCCAGTCTAAAAAAGCAAAAACCCTTATCCTTCGCCAGGCTCTCAAAGAAGAAGCCTTACTGCTGTTCTACCACTCCATCCACGCCAAAGCCGGAAAGCTGGAACAGGATAAAGACAAAAAATTTGTGCTTAGGGATGTCGAGTAG
- a CDS encoding TonB-dependent receptor: MKKYLLITFLAVIPSFALAQTLVVKDANTKEPIPVVTISSSNPTIFATTDEKGRVDISQFKDSDAIEIRILGYETIIKSYSELESASFELLLEPASFSMNDMVISATRWSQSSENIPSKISTVSPEAVKLQNPQTAADLLNLSGKVFIQKSQQGGGSPMIRGFATNRLLYTIDGVRMNTAIFRGGNIQNVISLDPFAIESTEVLFGPGSVVYGSDAIGGVMSFQTLTPKLSADDDILIKGKANIRYSSANNEQTGHFDLNIGGNKWAFVSSLSSYDYGHLRQGSHGPDDYIKPYYVEQQLNSDEVIIQDDPLFQIPTAYSQINAMQKVRFEPNLKWDLNYALHYSETSPYGRYDRHNRTQNGLPRYAEWKYGPQKWMMNQLKAEHVGNLGLFDNMNISLAHQFFEESRISRDFNSSEKEIRIEEVNAYSANIDFLKFTGENNTLYYGFEYVLNDVQSTGINRDISTGNEQTGPSRYPDALWQSLAAYINDEYEISDKFTLQAGLRYNQVIIAADFDTDFYSFPFREANINKGSLTGSLGGVYRPSKSWVINANLSTAFRAPNVDDIGKIFDSEPGSVVVPNPDLSPEYAYNADLGIAHTFGDFLKMDVTGYYTILENAIVRRNFTLNGSDSLMYSGVMSRVQALQNVATANVYGIQAGVEINLRSDLRLTSDINFQKGEEESEDGNVSPSRHAAPWFGVTRLTYEKDALTLELNSYYQGEKTHDNLSVSEQGKTDIYALDENGNTYAPSWYTLNFKALYTFRESYTVTAGLENITDQRYRPYSSGVSAPGRNFILSLQVSI; encoded by the coding sequence ATGAAAAAGTACCTGCTAATTACGTTTTTGGCGGTAATTCCTTCGTTTGCTTTAGCACAAACACTCGTAGTTAAAGATGCCAATACGAAAGAACCGATTCCTGTAGTAACAATCAGCAGTTCAAACCCTACGATTTTTGCAACCACTGATGAAAAAGGAAGAGTAGATATCAGCCAATTTAAGGATTCTGATGCTATTGAGATTCGCATACTGGGGTATGAAACTATCATAAAAAGCTATTCTGAACTTGAATCAGCATCCTTTGAATTGCTTCTGGAACCGGCTTCCTTTAGTATGAATGATATGGTAATCTCCGCAACCCGCTGGAGCCAGTCTTCAGAAAATATACCTTCAAAGATATCCACCGTGAGCCCTGAAGCAGTAAAACTGCAAAACCCGCAAACAGCAGCCGATCTTTTAAATTTATCCGGAAAGGTTTTCATTCAGAAAAGTCAGCAAGGCGGCGGAAGTCCTATGATCCGCGGTTTTGCTACCAATCGTCTCTTATATACCATAGATGGAGTGCGAATGAATACGGCGATTTTCAGAGGCGGGAATATCCAAAATGTGATTTCTCTCGATCCTTTTGCGATTGAAAGCACTGAAGTATTATTTGGCCCGGGATCCGTTGTTTACGGAAGTGATGCCATTGGCGGAGTAATGAGTTTTCAAACCCTGACTCCGAAGTTATCAGCAGATGATGACATCCTTATCAAAGGAAAAGCAAATATCCGGTACTCATCAGCCAACAATGAGCAAACCGGACACTTTGACCTTAATATCGGGGGGAATAAATGGGCTTTTGTAAGCAGTTTGAGCTCATATGACTATGGGCATTTACGCCAAGGCAGCCATGGTCCTGATGATTATATAAAACCATATTATGTTGAACAACAACTTAATTCGGATGAAGTAATCATTCAAGATGACCCGCTTTTTCAAATCCCAACCGCGTATTCTCAAATCAATGCAATGCAGAAAGTTAGATTTGAGCCCAATTTAAAATGGGACTTAAACTACGCGCTGCACTATTCCGAGACCTCCCCATATGGCAGGTACGACCGGCATAACAGAACTCAAAACGGCTTACCGCGTTATGCTGAATGGAAATACGGTCCCCAAAAATGGATGATGAATCAATTAAAAGCTGAACATGTAGGAAACCTTGGGCTTTTTGATAACATGAATATTAGTCTTGCCCATCAATTTTTTGAAGAAAGCAGAATCAGCCGTGATTTTAACAGCTCCGAAAAAGAAATTCGTATTGAAGAAGTAAACGCATATTCTGCCAATATAGATTTCTTAAAATTTACCGGTGAAAACAACACCCTTTACTATGGTTTTGAGTATGTGCTTAATGATGTTCAATCAACCGGTATTAACAGAGATATCAGTACAGGGAATGAACAAACCGGGCCTTCAAGATATCCGGATGCTTTATGGCAGTCTCTCGCTGCATATATAAATGATGAATATGAGATATCGGACAAGTTCACCCTTCAAGCCGGCCTTCGATATAATCAGGTTATTATTGCCGCAGATTTTGATACTGATTTTTATTCTTTCCCATTCCGGGAAGCAAATATCAATAAAGGATCACTCACCGGAAGTTTAGGCGGAGTTTACAGGCCATCGAAAAGCTGGGTTATAAACGCGAATTTATCTACTGCTTTCCGGGCTCCCAATGTTGATGACATCGGGAAGATTTTTGACTCAGAGCCGGGTTCAGTAGTGGTGCCAAACCCTGATCTATCTCCTGAATATGCTTATAACGCTGACTTGGGAATCGCTCATACTTTCGGTGATTTTTTAAAAATGGATGTGACCGGATATTATACTATTCTTGAGAACGCAATTGTCCGCAGAAATTTTACTCTTAACGGTTCTGACAGTTTAATGTATAGCGGGGTAATGAGCAGAGTTCAGGCTTTGCAAAATGTTGCCACTGCCAATGTTTATGGTATTCAAGCCGGGGTTGAGATAAATTTAAGATCTGATTTACGCTTAACTTCGGATATAAATTTCCAGAAAGGTGAAGAAGAATCTGAGGACGGGAATGTTAGTCCCTCCAGGCATGCTGCTCCATGGTTTGGAGTCACAAGACTTACTTATGAAAAGGACGCGTTAACCCTTGAGTTGAATTCCTATTATCAAGGTGAGAAAACACATGATAATTTATCGGTAAGCGAGCAAGGCAAAACGGATATTTATGCACTTGATGAAAACGGTAATACCTACGCTCCCTCCTGGTACACCCTGAACTTTAAGGCTTTGTATACCTTTCGGGAATCATATACGGTGACTGCCGGACTTGAGAACATCACGGATCAGCGGTACCGCCCCTATAGTTCAGGAGTTTCTGCTCCGGGAAGAAATTTTATTCTTTCACTGCAGGTCAGTATATAA
- a CDS encoding metal-dependent hydrolase, with protein sequence MDPVTHGLIGATASQSFAKKETLRAAAFTGFVSATLADLDVFLFSTTDPLLNLELHRQFTHSLIFIPIGALFATALIWWFVKKHLTLKQTYFFSLAGYATAGMADYLTSYGVHLLWPFVDERYSLNIISVFDPLFTLGIIVCTGIAFWKRDKLFSRIALGWVVLYLIFGFSQKQKAINIAEEMATQNDQSIDRIDVKPTIANQLVWSVRYENQDTLHAYGIRLFPFSDPIIYEGETAPLLDWRNEFNSFNGTILYKDIERFSKLSNGFLIKHPGHENVIGDARYSMLPTTLSPLWGIEIDTTRPDQHVDFGTYRDASPEIRQTFMDMLFGRKLR encoded by the coding sequence ATGGATCCCGTCACTCACGGACTTATAGGAGCTACAGCCTCGCAATCTTTTGCCAAAAAGGAAACGTTACGAGCTGCTGCTTTTACGGGATTTGTCTCAGCCACACTTGCCGACCTTGATGTATTTCTTTTCAGTACTACTGATCCGCTATTGAATCTTGAGCTACATCGACAATTCACGCATTCCCTTATTTTTATTCCCATCGGAGCTCTTTTCGCGACTGCATTGATCTGGTGGTTTGTAAAAAAACATCTCACCTTAAAACAAACTTATTTTTTCAGTTTGGCCGGTTATGCCACCGCCGGAATGGCTGATTATTTAACCAGTTACGGTGTTCATTTACTTTGGCCGTTTGTGGATGAACGCTATTCACTCAACATCATCTCTGTTTTCGACCCACTCTTTACACTGGGAATCATTGTATGTACAGGAATAGCTTTTTGGAAAAGAGACAAACTTTTTAGCCGAATAGCTTTGGGTTGGGTTGTACTCTACCTGATCTTTGGGTTTAGCCAAAAACAGAAAGCAATCAACATTGCAGAGGAAATGGCAACACAAAACGACCAATCTATAGACCGGATAGACGTTAAGCCGACTATAGCCAATCAACTGGTTTGGAGTGTTCGGTATGAAAATCAGGATACTTTACATGCCTATGGAATTCGTTTATTCCCGTTTTCTGATCCCATCATTTATGAGGGTGAAACGGCGCCTCTCCTCGATTGGCGGAATGAATTTAACAGCTTTAATGGCACTATTTTATACAAGGACATCGAACGATTTTCGAAATTATCGAATGGCTTCCTCATCAAGCATCCCGGGCATGAAAACGTGATCGGAGACGCCCGCTATTCCATGCTGCCCACTACCCTTTCACCTTTATGGGGAATTGAAATTGATACCACCCGCCCCGATCAACATGTTGACTTCGGAACCTACCGCGATGCAAGTCCGGAAATCAGGCAGACTTTTATGGATATGTTGTTTGGCAGAAAGCTCCGCTGA
- the rho gene encoding transcription termination factor Rho produces the protein MSDNETAGIPAGELESLEGKKLHELQTIAKSIGIKRVTGVRKVQLIEQIREKAAEETGSDNSVDADNKEDHQKNDSTQKDSELKNYGGQDHIVSYKKKDEKQDDSKRKHQHKHNNNRRKGHEHNKLPESDANTLEERIKELEPDLGPYLFNEGTLEILPDGYGFLRSVNYNYKASPDDIYVSPSQIKRFRLKQGDCVIGVIRPPKVGERYFALLRIEGVNGRIPHDMDNRQDFEDLLPVHPDERYRLEFEPKEHTTRLIDLFAPVGKGQRGLIVAQPKTGKTTILRNIANAISANHPKTKILIVLIDERPEEVTEMERNVKGAEVVASTFDEKPENHIGLAEIVFEKAKRLVESGHDVIMLMDSITRLARAYNIVASNKGRTMSGGVDSEALKAPRQLFSSARNIENGGSLTILATALIDTGSRMDDVIFEEFKGTGNMEIYLDRRISERRVYPAIDIFRSGTRREELLVSEAEREKVVLLRRYLTNMSPYEAMDFLLDKIKGTKNNEEFLISMNK, from the coding sequence ATGTCAGATAATGAAACCGCCGGAATCCCGGCCGGGGAGTTGGAATCCTTAGAGGGTAAAAAGCTTCACGAATTACAGACCATAGCCAAATCTATTGGAATCAAACGAGTAACAGGAGTACGTAAAGTTCAGTTAATTGAACAAATACGTGAAAAAGCCGCAGAAGAAACCGGCTCTGATAACTCCGTTGACGCTGATAACAAAGAAGATCATCAGAAAAATGATTCTACCCAAAAGGATTCTGAACTAAAGAATTACGGTGGACAGGATCATATTGTCTCATATAAAAAGAAAGATGAGAAACAGGATGATTCGAAAAGAAAACATCAGCACAAGCACAATAATAATCGGCGAAAGGGGCATGAGCATAATAAATTACCTGAGTCGGATGCTAATACGCTTGAAGAGCGTATTAAAGAGCTGGAGCCGGATCTGGGCCCTTATCTTTTTAATGAAGGAACCCTCGAGATTTTACCGGATGGCTATGGATTTTTACGCTCGGTAAATTACAATTACAAAGCCAGTCCGGATGATATTTATGTTTCGCCTTCTCAAATTAAAAGGTTTCGCTTAAAGCAGGGAGATTGTGTAATTGGAGTTATTCGTCCTCCGAAAGTTGGAGAACGTTATTTTGCTTTGCTCCGCATTGAAGGAGTAAACGGGCGTATCCCTCATGATATGGATAACCGGCAAGATTTTGAAGATTTGTTGCCTGTTCACCCTGATGAGCGCTATCGTTTGGAATTTGAACCAAAGGAACACACTACCCGGCTTATTGATTTATTTGCGCCTGTCGGTAAAGGACAGCGTGGTTTAATTGTGGCTCAGCCCAAGACCGGTAAAACTACTATTTTGAGAAATATCGCAAATGCGATTTCTGCCAATCATCCAAAGACAAAAATTTTGATTGTTTTGATAGATGAACGGCCGGAAGAAGTAACTGAAATGGAGCGTAACGTGAAAGGAGCCGAAGTGGTGGCTTCTACTTTTGACGAAAAACCTGAGAATCATATTGGCCTTGCTGAAATTGTCTTTGAAAAAGCCAAGCGATTGGTGGAAAGCGGCCACGATGTAATAATGCTGATGGATTCCATTACGCGACTGGCACGAGCTTATAATATTGTCGCTTCAAATAAAGGCCGTACCATGTCGGGTGGGGTTGATTCTGAAGCATTGAAAGCCCCACGGCAATTATTCAGTTCTGCCCGAAATATCGAAAACGGTGGCTCACTTACCATCCTCGCTACCGCTTTGATTGATACCGGCTCTCGTATGGATGACGTGATTTTTGAAGAATTCAAGGGAACGGGTAATATGGAGATTTACCTGGATCGTCGTATTTCGGAACGCAGGGTTTATCCCGCTATTGATATATTCAGGAGTGGAACCCGTCGTGAAGAGTTGTTGGTCAGTGAAGCTGAGCGTGAAAAAGTGGTGCTACTCCGACGTTACCTGACGAATATGAGTCCTTATGAAGCCATGGACTTCCTGCTGGATAAAATCAAAGGCACGAAAAATAACGAAGAGTTTTTGATCTCAATGAACAAGTAG